In Spiroplasma clarkii, the DNA window TTGTCACTAAAATATACACTGGTCCACTGCTTGCTTGAAAGTCAATTCCCAAGGGAAAGATTGTAATTGAAAATCCTCCCTTAAAAACATTTTTACTATAGCTTGCATGAGGTAAAGCAATTTTTGGAGCAATCACAATATAGCTTCCAAATTTTTTGACATTCTCGATCATTTCAATAACATAGTTCTCATTAAAATAGTTTTCTTCTAATAAAGTTTGTGCAGAGGCTTTAATGGCCTCTGCCCAAG includes these proteins:
- a CDS encoding PTS sugar transporter subunit IIA, translating into MDKQFCKIINKTMSWAEAIKASAQTLLEENYFNENYVIEMIENVKKFGSYIVIAPKIALPHASYSKNVFKGGFSITIFPLGIDFQASSGPVYILVTISSTNNEEHLQRLKEISSKLSNQAVVTSLLEAQSSEIVWEKWNEVT